A single genomic interval of Falco naumanni isolate bFalNau1 chromosome 11, bFalNau1.pat, whole genome shotgun sequence harbors:
- the LOC121095696 gene encoding LOW QUALITY PROTEIN: 1-phosphatidylinositol phosphodiesterase-like (The sequence of the model RefSeq protein was modified relative to this genomic sequence to represent the inferred CDS: inserted 1 base in 1 codon) — translation MHGGHTVLLLLMVCFSSTAGLGGLAKCRGNRSPGSMEVQCQRSAAFDCTPQPAACCPDWMAGLPDALPLSRLSIPGTHDSLSLFGGQRLRCQSWSLEAQLAAGIRFLDVRCKLARGELHVYHLCTFQRASLRGVLRRTLRFLRAHPSEAVLIRIKEELPIFSQPGFAARLHRCLLEEGQSCMWCREEVPTLGQVRGKIVVLEALAREVLGIPYEQLSISDAWNVLSLERKWARARRHLERAASGDPATMHLTFCSGNGLFTCPEEVARFVNPRCYQHLRRRGRQPVRWGVVIMDFPGAGLLQLIVESNSPQTSGPITAAPGTPPVPXTAPLRQRGWAPQTAQLHSLLTPVPIRTDTAPGLTPPPKDISAQ, via the exons ATGCATGGGGGCCACAcagtgctcctgctgctcaTGGTCTGCTTCTCCTCCACAGCAGGGCTCGGTGGGCTGGCCAAGTGCCGGGGCAACCGCTCTCCCGGCAGCATGGAGGTGCAGTGCCAGCGCAGTGCGGCATTTGACTGCACTCCCCAGCCGGCAGCCTGCTGCCCTGACTGGATGGCAGGGCTCCCTGATGCCCTGCCTCTCTCCCGCCTCTCCATTCCTGGCACCCACGACTCCCTCAGCCTCTTTGGTGGCCAGCGCCTGCGGTGCCAGAGCTGGAGCCTGGAGGCCCAGCTGGCGGCCGGCATCCGCTTCCTGGATGTGCGCTGCAAGCTGGCGCGGGGCGAGCTCCACGTCTACCACCTCTGCACCTTCCAGCGGGCCAGCCTGCGGGGGGTCCTGCGCCGCACCCTGCGCTTCCTCCGTGCTCACCCCAGCGAGGCCGTGCTCATACGCATCAAGGAGGAGCTGCCCATCTTCTCCCAGCCTGGCTTCGCTGCCCGGCTGCACCGCTGCTTGCTAGAGGAGGGACAGAGCTGCATGTGGTGCCGGGAAGAGGTGCCAACGCTGGGCCAGGTGCGGGGCAAGATTGTGGTGCTGGAGGCGCTGGCGCGGGAGGTGCTGGGCATTCCCTATGAGCAGCTGAGCATCAGCGACGCCTGGAACGTCCTCTCACTGGAGCGCAAGtgggcccgggcccggcggcaCCTGGAGAGGGCAGCCAGTGGGGACCCAGCCACCATGCACCTCACCTTCTGCTCAGGCAATGGGCTCTTCACCTGTCCCGAGGAGGTGGCACGCTTTGTGAACCCCCGCTGCTACCAGCACCTGCGGCGCCGGGGCAGGCAGCCCGTGCGCTGGGGAGTGGTCATCATGGACTTCCCTGGTGCAGGGCTCCTCCAGCTCATTGTGGAGAGCAACAGCCCACAGACCAGTGGCCCCATcacagcagcccctggcacccCCCCAGTAC TCACGGCACCCCTGCGGCAGAGGGGATGGGCGCCACAGACAGCACAGCTCCACTCGCTGCTCACGCCGGTGCCCATCAGGACGGACACTGCTCCCGGCCTCACACCTCCGCCGAAAGACATCAGCGCCCAGTAG
- the LOC121095695 gene encoding P-selectin — protein sequence MGTAAGLRSAGRTWALSSHGICYLGIAVITWGVVMWMEVGAWKYHYSDQGDYTWEQARNYCQTFFTDLVAIQNKREIEYLNESLPFHNRYYWIGIRKLSGIWTWVGTKKALTKEAENWAAGEPNNRRSNQDCVEIYIKRPRESGKWNDEPCNRRKKALCYQASCPPIPCSQRGECVETIGSYHCECYPGFYGPECEAVVQCAELEPRGARMNCSHPYGDFSYNSTCVFGCHEGFERQGAGMLRCLPSQKWSADIPTCTAITCPELSAPDRGELNCSHLHGDFAFGSTCAFSCQMGFELMGSESRECTATGTWTGDAPRCEAITCPALSAPDWGELSCSHLHGDFTFGSTCAFSCQAGFAVMGPESRKCTATGTWTGDAPRCEVVACPVLSAPDHGELNCSHVHGDFTFGSTCAFSCRPGFALMGLESHECTAMGTWTGDTPRCEAITCPVLSAPDHGELNCSHLHGDFAFGSTCAFSCHMGFALMGLESRECTATGTWTGDPPHCEAVACPVLSAPDHGELNCSHLHGDFAFGSTCAFSCQAGFALMGLESRECTATGTWTGDAPQCKAITCPVLSAPDHGELNCSHLHGDFAFGSTCAFSCHTGFALMGLESRECTATGTWTGDPPHCEAIACPVLSAPDHGELNCSHLHGDFAFGSTCAFSCQPGFALVGMESRKCTATGTWTGDTAQCKVISCPVLDPPSRGQLSCSHTHGNFTYNSTCTFSCEEGFIRRGAEVLRCVATGNWTRHAPVCTEDGATFLKEVLAYSSGTALAVAGIVLSGMLIALLAKRLSDRDEKKKLLNPTSDLGSPGIFTNAAYDANL from the exons ATG GGCACTGCTGCGGGACTGCGATCTGCTGGGAGGACGTGGGCTCTGAGTTCTCATGGCATCTGCTACCTGGGCATCGCTGTCATCACATGGG GTGTGGTGATGTGGATGGAGGTGGGTGCCTGGAAGTACCACTACAGTGACCAAGGGGACTACACGTGGGAGCAGGCCAGGAACTACTGCCAgaccttcttcactgacctaGTGGCGATCCAGAACAAGCGGGAGATTGAGTACCTCAATGAGAGCCTGCCCTTCCACAACCGCTACTACTGGATTGGCATCCGCAAGCTGAGCGGCATCTGGACCTGGGTGGGCACCAAGAAGGCACTGACGAAGGAGGCAGAGAactgggcagctggggagcccaACAACCGCCGCTCCAACCAGGACTGCGTGGAGATCTACATCAAGCGGCCACGGGAGTCGGGCAAGTGGAACGATGAGCCCTGCAACCGGAGGAAAAAGGCGCTGTGCTACCAGG cctcctgcccacccaTTCCATGCAGCCAGCGCGGCGAGTGCGTGGAAACCATCGGGAGCTATCATTGCGAGTGCTACCCTGGCTTCTATGGCCCTGAGTGCGAGGCTG TTGTGCAGTGTGCTGAGCTTGAGCCCAGGGGAGCGCGCATGAACTGCAGCCATCCCTACGGAGACTTCAGCTACAACTCCACCTGCGTGTTTGGGTGCCACGAGGGGTTTGAGCGGCAAGGGGCTGGCATGCTGCGGTGCCTGCCTTCCCAGAAGTGGTCAGCAGACATCCCCACGTGCACAG CTATCACCTGCCCAGAGCTCAGTGCTCCAGACCGGGGAGAGCTGAACTGCTCCCACCTCCACGGGGACTTTGCCTTTGGCTCCACGTGTGCCTTCTCCTGTCAGATGGGCTTTGAGCTGATGGGGTCAGAGAGCCGAGAGTGCACAGCCACAGGGACCTGGACAGGGGATGCCCCACGCTGTGAAG CCATCACCTGCCCTGCGCTCAGCGCTCCAGACTGGGGAGAGTTGAGCTGCTCCCACCTCCATGGGGACTTCACCTTTGGCTCCACGTGTGCCTTCTCCTGCCAGGCAGGGTTTGCAGTAATGGGGCCAGAGAGCCGCAAATGCACAGCCACAGGGACCTGGACTGGGGATGCCCCACGCTGTGAAG TTGTTGCCTGCCCAGTGCTCAGTGCTCCAGACCACGGAGAGCTGAACTGCTCCCACGTCCATGGGGACTTCACCTTTGGCTCCACGTGTGCCTTCTCCTGCCGGCCAGGGTTTGCACTGATGGGGCTGGAAAGTCACGAGTGCACAGCCATGGGGACCTGGACTGGGGATACCCCACGCTGTGAAG ccatCACCTGCCCTGTGCTCAGTGCTCCAGACCACGGAGAGCTGAACTGCTCCCACCTCCACGGGGACTTTGCCTTTGGCTCCACGTGTGCCTTCTCCTGTCATATGGGGTTTGCCTTGATGGGGTTGGAGAGCCGAGAGTGCACAGCCACAGGGACCTGGACTGGGGATCCTCCACACTGTGAAG ccgTTGCCTGCCCAGTGCTCAGTGCTCCAGACCATGGAGAGCTGAACTGCTCCCACCTCCATGGGGACTTTGCCTTCGGCTCCACGTGTGCCTTCTCCTGCCAGGCAGGATTTGCGCTGATGGGGCTGGAAAGCCGAGAGTGCACAGCCACAGGGACATGGACTGGGGATGCCCCACAATGCAAAG ccatCACCTGCCCTGTGCTCAGTGCTCCAGACCACGGAGAGCTGAACTGCTCCCACCTCCACGGGGACTTTGCCTTTGGCTCCACGTGTGCCTTCTCCTGTCATACGGGGTTTGCCTTGATGGGGTTGGAGAGCCGAGAGTGCACGGCCACAGGGACCTGGACTGGGGATCCTCCACACTGTGAAG ccatTGCCTGCCCAGTGCTCAGTGCTCCAGACCATGGAGAGCTGAACTGCTCCCACCTCCATGGGGACTTTGCCTTCGGCTCCACGTGTGCCTTctcctgccagccagggttTGCACTGGTAGGGATGGAGAGTCGCAAATGCACAGCCACAGGGACATGGACTGGGGACACCGCACAATGCAAAG TCATCAGCTGCCCGGTGCTGGACCCCCCCAGCAGAggccagctgagctgctctcaCACGCATGGGAACTTCACGTACAACTCCACGTGCACTTTTTCCTGCGAGGAGGGGTTTATTCGGAGGGGAGCAGAGGTGCTCCGATGTGTGGCCACAGGGAACTGGACTAGGCATGCCCCTGTCTGCACAG AGGACGGTGCCACCTTCTTAAAGGAAGTCCTGGCTTACAGCAGTGGCACAGCTCTGGCAGTAGCCGGCATTGTGCTTTCTGGGATGCTCATTGCCCTCCTTGCCAAGCGGCTCAGCGACAGAG ATGAGAAGAAGAAGCTCCTGAACCCCACCAG TGACCTCGGATCGCCGGGCATCTTCACCAACGCAGCGTACGATGCCAACCTGTAA
- the HTATIP2 gene encoding oxidoreductase HTATIP2, with the protein MAADGGRACFVLGASGATGRALLRELLARRLFARVTLVSRRRLSLDEETEAAVEQAVVDFERLSEHSAAFQGHDVGFCCLGTTRAKAGADGFVRVDRDYVAQAAELARAGGCKHFVLQSSRGANQHSRFLYLRVKGEVENLVQAVGFDRCTILRPAVLLCKRQESRPAEWIAQQFLGVVAWVFPTAYSVPVETVARAMVASVLQPGKGKVEVLENRAIHELGKAVPQQGT; encoded by the exons ATGGCGGCAGACGGCGGCAGGGCCTGCTTCGTGCTGGGCGCCTCGGGGGCGACTGGCCGGGCACTGCTGCGGGAGCTGCTGGCCCGGCGGCTCTTTGCCCGGGTGACGCTGGTCAGCCGGCGCCGGCTGAGCCTGGATGAGGAGACGGAGGCGGCCGTG GAGCAGGCGGTGGTGGACTTTGAGCGTCTGAGTGAGCACTCCGCCGCCTTCCAGGGGCACGACGTCGGCTTCTGCTGCCTGGGCACCACCAGGGCCAAGGCTGGGGCG GACGGCTTCGTCCGCGTGGACCGGGACTATGTTGCGCAGGCAGCGGAGCTGGcacgggcagggggctgcaagCACTTTGTCCTGCAGTCCTCCCGGGGGGCGAACCAGCACAGCCGCTTCCTCTACCTCCGTGTGAAG GGAGAAGTGGAGAACCTGGTTCAGGCTGTTGGTTTTGATCGCTGTACCATTCTCCGGCCAGC ggtgctgctgtgcaAGCGTCAGGAGTCCCGGCCCGCGGAGTGGATAGCCCAGCAGTTTCTGGGTGTCGTGGCTTGGGTCTTCCCCACCGCTTACTCGGTGCCTGTGGAAACGGTGGCCAGGGCTATGGTGGCCAGcgtgctgcagccaggcaagGGGAAGGTGGAGGTGCTGGAGAACAGGGCCATCCACGAGCTGGGAAAGGCAGTGCCACAGCAGGGCACGTAG